In Cardinium endosymbiont of Dermatophagoides farinae, the sequence AGAAATCTTGGGAGCAAGCCTATCATTTGTATAAATTAGATGCTGGTAGTGGGGAATTGAGTAAGGAAGAGTTATTAGAACTGACACAAAGATCTGATCAATTTACTACTAAATCTACCGAAACTGAGTTGATTACTCAGTATCTTGCTCCATCTACTAAAGAGGTAGGAGAATTCATGACTACAACTGATATTCTTAGGTACTTGCAAGAAATCGTAGGAAGTAATATTAGACTGAATACTAAGTTAATAGGAAGTGCGTTAAGGGAGATTGGGTTTGAAAGGGTAAAATATTATATGTTAGATAGACGTGGCTATTTTGTCCAAAAGGTAAATGTCTAATTTTTAGAAATTGGTATATGGTTGTAATTATTTGCAGATTTTGTGAATTTTTTGTAAAATTATTGGATTGAATATATATAAGATGCTATTAATATTCTGAATGGAATTTAATTTATGGTAATTATGATTAAGGTATATAGGAACAGAAGATATTCATTTATTGCATTAACTGGATTATTATTATGGTTTTTTAGTTTTTCTTTACAGTCTTGCTCTATTAGAGGAAGA encodes:
- a CDS encoding VapE domain-containing protein, coding for MSGLPYQEDEITASRIASFLGSTNDVEFLRSDLGHSRWISFEVEFIEYIDDEVKYILEKSWEQAYHLYKLDAGSGELSKEELLELTQRSDQFTTKSTETELITQYLAPSTKEVGEFMTTTDILRYLQEIVGSNIRLNTKLIGSALREIGFERVKYYMLDRRGYFVQKVNV